Genomic segment of Myxococcus stipitatus:
CGGTTGATGTCGACCACGTCGTACTCGTGCCATTCCTGGCGCTTGAGCCTGGGGCTCGAAGGCGTGTAGGTCTCGGCGCGGTTGTGGAGCCGCGCGAACAGCCGGCCCATGTCCCGGAACAAGGGGGCCTTCCAGTAGCGCTCCTTGAGCGGAGGCGCGTCGTCGAAGACGATGCCCGGCGCGCGCTCGAACGCGGTGGCGACGAAGTAGCTGCCGGGCTCGCGGTCTTCGATGCGCTCCACGAACTGCCCCGAGTCGGAGAGGATCGGCGAGGCGATGGGAATGCGCGCGGCGGCCAGGTAGCGGACGAACTCGACCTCGCCCAACGTGTAGTCGATGGTTCGCCGCGTGCTGTGCGAGATGCGCAGGATGAGGCCTTCGCCGTCGTCGTTCTCCGCCTCGTAGACGAAGTTCTCGAAGGCCGCGAGCTCGGTGAGCTGCTCGGGCGACAGGCCATACCGGCGCGCGGCCTCATCGCGAATCGGTTCGTGGAAGCGGCGGACGAGCTCTGGATGCATCTGACCCTCTAGTCCTTCAACGTGAGGCTGCTCTCACCATAACCCAGCACGGTCGATGCGGAGTTGCTGGTGACCGAGAGACCCAGGCCTCGCGCGAGGGTCTCCGCCATCGGGGGGCCATTGCGCGGCCGGGTGAACGCCGCCAGGTCCATGCCGGTCAGGGGATGGTCCGGGCGCTGGAGCCGCTGGTTCAGCAGGGCCTGCTCACGCTCGACGACGCGCAGGCACCGGCGCTCGAGCGCGAACGCGCTGGCCGCGATGCCCGCGAGCTCGCCGCAGAGGGGCTCCGCCACGGCCACGTCTCCCGGCAGCCCGTGCGCGAAGAGCTCGGCCAGCCGCCGGCGGCTCGTGGCCTGCTCGGCCGGGTCCAGCTTCGCCAGCTCGTCCAGCGAGGTGCCCTGGGGCGTGCCCGGGAACGCCTCGCCGATGCGCGCGAACAACCAGCGGCTGAGCTTGATCTCCCGCTGGTAGGTCTCGGCGAGCGGGAAGTCGTCGCGGAGCAGCGGGTAGTGCGCGACGTCGATGGGCGCCTCCACGCGCTCCTGCAGCGCGGTGCGCGGGAGGTGTCCCGCGAACGCCGCCCGGAGCTGTTCGTGGAGCAGCCCCTGGGTCGCGCCGAGGAAGCGGACCACCGATTCGACACGCTGGCCGAGCAGGCCGTAGTCGATGGCGGCGTCGAGATCTCCAAGGCGCGCCGCGATGTCGGGCTGGGCATTGATGGGTGCCGGGGCCAGGCCGGTCAACACCTGCAGGTATTCGTTGATGAGCGCCGGCGGCCCGGCGCACACGCCGTGCGGACCATTGAAGACGGCGTGACGCTCGGCGTAGTCCACGATCTTCTGCGCGGTGACGGGCTGCTCGGGGGTGTCGCGCACCAGGTCGTTGGTGACCAGGCGAACACCGTCGATCAGCCGGAACATGGCCGCGAGCCCGCTGTCGAGCTCTCCGTTCGGCACCGGCTGGACGCCCCGCACCATCACGTACCCGACCGACGCGAGCGTGCAGACGACCATCATGTGGAGCTCGCCCGCCGTGAGCACGTCCGGGGTCCGGGGCGGCATGCGCGCGAAGTAGGCCTTGCGGAACTGCTCGGTCAGCGAGAGCAGCTCCGGCCACTGACGCGCCATGGCCTTCATGGCCGTCACGTTCATCGGGCGTTCGTTCTGGTACCGGCTCCCCGCGTACTGGCACTGCTTGCGCACGGTGGGGAGATCGAGGAACAAGGTGCGCGGTGCGACGTTGTTCTCGCCCACCTGCCGGCCGTCTCCGTCGATGGCCGGATGCGCCACGCGGTAGACCGGTACGACCACCTCGAGGTTGGACAGCTCGAACGCGCGTCCGAACGCCTGTTCCGTCAGCACGGGGCAACGATTGTCGTGGCCGCTGAACGTGAGCGGCTCGCGCCCGGCAGGCACCTCACCCAACCGCTCGGGGTAGGACACCGAGGAGCGTCCCGTGGGCGCATCCGCGACCCGCCGCAACACCCGCTGTTCAATCAGCGCCTCGAGCAGGTCCCGGATCTTCTCCCAGGAATGGGGCGCGCCGTCCGACCACGCCATGGCGTCGGAGGCCTGG
This window contains:
- a CDS encoding phosphotransferase enzyme family protein — protein: MHPELVRRFHEPIRDEAARRYGLSPEQLTELAAFENFVYEAENDDGEGLILRISHSTRRTIDYTLGEVEFVRYLAAARIPIASPILSDSGQFVERIEDREPGSYFVATAFERAPGIVFDDAPPLKERYWKAPLFRDMGRLFARLHNRAETYTPSSPRLKRQEWHEYDVVDINRFAPPEETLVRERTAAIIERLNRLPRTPEGYGLIHADLHMHNFCFAEGKITAFDFDNCEYAWFVKDIAVLLFYIARGEAREARDAAVSAFLGPFLEGYRELRRMDREWLAAIPDLLALQRSMNYALFHQYRDPAVLDESTLDRWGRFRRDIEADTPVLQIDFSAY